A stretch of Lathyrus oleraceus cultivar Zhongwan6 chromosome 6, CAAS_Psat_ZW6_1.0, whole genome shotgun sequence DNA encodes these proteins:
- the LOC127096041 gene encoding uncharacterized protein LOC127096041, with protein sequence MIVRLDRLTTRGLGKRRGKQNRNYGKLYNAPADIGKQRVVDGKRTSGGGAPTPLKFYRCENVMTCYNYGEPRYISTHCPKPKKASTGGKVFALTGTQTSSDDRLIRGICYINNTPLISIINTGATHSFIDADCVKRLGLVVSYMSGEIVIETPAKDFSIDLMFFPLENLDVTLGMNWLEINHVHINWYNKSLEFTAPGEEEEASFLSSRDLKEILEEEAQVFGLFAALSAKIQAVTDELQVVQDFPKVFLDDI encoded by the exons ATGATAGTAAGGCTCGATCGGCTCACTACAAGGGGGTTGGgcaagagaagaggaaagcagaATCGGAACTATGGGAAGCTATATAATGCTCCAGCTGATATAGGTAAACAAAGAGTTGTTGATGGTAAGAGGACaagtgggggaggtgctcctactcCTCTTAAGTTCTATAGGTGCG AGAATGTGATGACTTGCTACAACTATGGTGAACCAAGATATATCAGCACTCATTGCCCGAAGCCTAAGAAAGCTTCAACTGGAGGAAAGGTGTTCGCTCTGACAGGGACTCAGACTTCCAGTGATGATAGGTTGATTAGAGGTATATGTTATATTAATAATACGCCTTTGATTTCTATTATCAATACTGGAgctactcattcttttattgATGCTGACTGTGTGAAAAGGCTAGGCCTTGTTGTGTCTTATATGAGTGGAGAAATAGTTATCGAAACTCCTGCTAAAG ATTTTAGCATTGATCTTATGTTCTTTCCATTAGAGAATCTTGATGTTACCTTGGGGATGAACTGGTTGGAGATTAATCATGTTCATATCAATTGGTATAACAAGTCGCTGGAATTTACTGCTCCTGGTGAGGAGGAAGAAGCTAGCTTTTTGTCTTCTAGAGATTTGAAGGAGATTTTGGAAGAGGAAGCTCAGGTGTTTGGGCTATTCGCAGCGTTATCTGCTAAGATTCAGGCGGTGACTGATGAATTGCAGGTAGTGCAGGATTTTCCAAAGGTGTTTCTAGATGACATTTAA
- the LOC127096042 gene encoding uncharacterized protein LOC127096042: MDCSEAQKVQFDMHMLVEEVDDWWINTRHVLDVAAEVVTWVVFRREFLRKYFPEDVRGKKEIEFLELKQGNLSVTEYTSRFVELVKFYPHYSEATIEFSKCIKFENGLCPKIKKVIGYQ, from the coding sequence ATGGATTGCTCTGAAGCACAAAAGGTGCAATTCGATATGCATATGTTAGTTGAGGAAGTTGATGACTGGTGGATCAACACTCGTCACGTGTTGGATGTTGCAGCTGAAGTTGTAACTTGGGTTGTGTTCCGCAGGGAGTTTTTGAGAAAGTACTTTCCGGAGGATGTTCGTGGTAAAAAGGAGATTGAGTTTCTGGAGCTGAAGCAGGGTAATTTGTCAGTTACTGAGTATACTTCCAGATTTGTGGAACTTGTTAAGTTCTATCCTCATTACAGCGAGGCGACAATTGAGTTCTCGAAGTGTATCAAATTCGAGAATGGTTTGTGTCCTAAGATTAAGAAGGTTATTGGATACCAATAG